In a genomic window of Agarivorans albus:
- a CDS encoding GNAT family N-acetyltransferase, with product MIVENVRAEDYPEMLSLWEDSVRVTHDFITEDDIEFFKPIILEQAFPAVTLRCVKDANGAIIGFIGANDEKIEMLFIANSAREQGIGKLLLQYAIDTLNCTKVDVNEQNPAAVGFYQHMGFKLVSRSPLDDMGKPFPILHLSL from the coding sequence ATGATTGTAGAAAATGTGCGTGCTGAAGATTACCCAGAAATGCTTAGTCTTTGGGAAGACTCGGTGAGAGTAACTCACGACTTTATTACAGAAGATGATATTGAGTTCTTTAAACCTATCATCCTTGAGCAGGCTTTTCCTGCTGTAACCCTGCGCTGCGTTAAAGATGCCAACGGTGCTATTATTGGTTTTATTGGCGCTAACGATGAAAAAATTGAAATGCTGTTTATTGCCAACTCTGCACGTGAGCAAGGCATTGGTAAGCTGTTGCTGCAATATGCTATCGACACCTTAAACTGCACTAAAGTAGATGTGAATGAACAAAATCCAGCTGCGGTAGGTTTCTATCAACACATGGGATTTAAGCTTGTATCCCGCTCTCCGCTTGATGACATGGGAAAGCCTTTCCCCATTTTGCACTTAAGCCTTTAA
- a CDS encoding alcohol dehydrogenase family protein — protein MTTLPNVMCAVHMTGHGDTDKLSYRSDVAMPIIGARDVLIKVAAAGVNNTDINTRIGWYSKSDKADDASWSSEALQFPRIQGADVCGYIVAVGEQVDASRVGERVLIEPCLTEVNGKALEQAWYFGSECDGGFAEYTKVAASHAYKITSKYSDAELASFPCSYSTAENLLTRAKVKQGDKVLITGASGGVGSAAIQLAKARGAYVLALTSPSKQQMIEDLGVDEVVLRSDKLSDVMSANSVDVVIDLVAGSLFPQLLEVLRPKGRYAVSGAIGGAIVELDVRTLYLKDLSFFGCTVIEPEVFGNLIAHIEREDIAPLVAHTYPLKEIVAAQTTFLEKKFLGKIVLTM, from the coding sequence ATGACAACTCTTCCAAATGTAATGTGTGCCGTGCATATGACCGGTCACGGAGATACCGATAAACTGAGCTATCGCAGTGATGTAGCAATGCCGATTATTGGCGCGCGTGATGTATTAATTAAAGTCGCGGCCGCCGGGGTAAACAATACCGATATTAATACCCGCATTGGTTGGTATTCGAAAAGTGACAAGGCCGATGACGCCTCTTGGTCGAGTGAGGCTTTGCAGTTTCCGCGTATTCAGGGAGCCGATGTTTGTGGCTACATTGTGGCGGTAGGTGAGCAGGTTGATGCGAGTAGAGTAGGAGAGCGAGTACTTATTGAGCCTTGTTTAACTGAGGTGAATGGCAAAGCGCTAGAGCAAGCTTGGTACTTTGGCTCGGAGTGTGATGGCGGCTTTGCCGAATACACCAAAGTGGCGGCTAGCCATGCCTACAAAATAACCAGTAAATATAGCGATGCAGAGCTCGCGTCTTTTCCTTGCTCTTATTCTACTGCAGAAAACTTACTGACCCGCGCTAAGGTTAAACAGGGTGACAAGGTACTAATTACTGGTGCTTCCGGTGGTGTTGGTTCGGCGGCCATTCAATTGGCTAAAGCACGTGGCGCGTATGTGCTTGCGCTCACTAGCCCAAGCAAGCAGCAAATGATTGAAGATCTTGGCGTTGATGAAGTGGTACTGCGTAGTGACAAGCTTAGCGATGTGATGTCCGCGAACAGTGTCGACGTAGTCATTGACCTAGTTGCGGGTAGTTTATTCCCTCAGTTGCTAGAGGTACTAAGGCCAAAAGGCCGTTACGCGGTATCGGGCGCGATAGGCGGAGCCATAGTGGAATTAGACGTTCGCACCTTGTACTTAAAAGACTTAAGTTTCTTTGGTTGTACGGTGATAGAGCCGGAGGTTTTTGGTAATTTAATTGCTCACATCGAGCGGGAAGATATCGCGCCGCTAGTTGCGCATACCTATCCATTAAAAGAGATAGTGGCTGCGCAAACCACCTTCTTAGAGAAAAAATTCTTAGGTAAAATTGTGCTAACAATGTAG
- a CDS encoding DUF3297 family protein — MSENNAKPALPDHLAGNPRSPFHVAECFEHDIGIKLNGKERTDVEEYCISEGWVKIPSPKAKDRFGQPMLIKLKGEVEAFYK, encoded by the coding sequence ATGAGCGAAAATAACGCTAAACCTGCTTTGCCAGATCATCTTGCAGGCAACCCTCGCAGCCCTTTCCATGTTGCAGAGTGTTTTGAGCACGACATTGGCATTAAACTTAATGGCAAAGAGCGCACCGACGTTGAAGAATACTGTATTAGCGAAGGTTGGGTAAAAATCCCTTCACCTAAAGCTAAAGACCGTTTTGGCCAGCCAATGCTCATTAAACTTAAAGGCGAAGTGGAAGCGTTTTATAAATAG
- a CDS encoding L-fucose/L-arabinose isomerase family protein — protein sequence MINIPQVKLGIVAVSRDCFPLSLSEQRRKAVAAACTEKDIQVVELQTIIENENDVVKALAEAEQAGINSLVIYLGNFGPEGPLSIMAQRFAGPTMFVAAAEEATAGLKDARGDAYCGVLNASYSAGLRNLAVHIPEYPVGTPCEVAKMIGDFVPVSRTILGLQGLKIFSFGPRPQDFVACNAPIKALFDLGVEIMENSELDLLDIYQAAEGHADIPKIVAEMEAELGDNNPYPDLLPKLAQYEAALLDFHAANMGASTFGVFANKCWPSFEKFFGFVPCYVNARLAQRGIPVACEVDIYGALSEYMITCATNHPATLLDINNTVPQDMVEANAAVMGNYTAKDLFMGFHCGNTAPSCMKNSQLRFQKIMHSLMEPGKEPDITRGTLEGQIKPGEVTLFRLQSTADTKLRAYVAQGDILDIDPQSFGAIAAFGIPEMQRFYRHVLVEKRYPHHAGIAFGHVAKTLYQVLNLLGVSDIDYNQPAQERYPNEIPSVFL from the coding sequence ATGATAAATATCCCACAAGTAAAATTAGGTATTGTTGCGGTTAGCCGCGATTGTTTCCCACTTTCATTGTCTGAACAGCGGCGCAAAGCAGTGGCTGCAGCGTGTACTGAAAAAGACATTCAAGTGGTTGAGCTACAAACCATTATCGAAAATGAAAACGACGTAGTGAAAGCCTTAGCTGAAGCCGAGCAAGCAGGCATTAATTCACTGGTTATTTACTTAGGCAACTTTGGCCCAGAAGGACCACTAAGCATAATGGCGCAGCGATTCGCTGGCCCAACTATGTTTGTAGCTGCCGCCGAAGAAGCCACTGCGGGGCTTAAAGATGCGCGCGGCGATGCATACTGCGGCGTATTAAATGCTTCTTACAGTGCAGGTTTGCGTAACTTGGCTGTGCATATTCCAGAATACCCAGTTGGCACGCCATGTGAAGTAGCCAAAATGATTGGCGATTTTGTACCGGTTTCTCGCACAATTTTGGGTTTGCAAGGGCTAAAGATTTTCTCGTTTGGCCCGCGTCCACAAGATTTTGTGGCTTGTAATGCGCCTATTAAAGCCTTGTTTGATCTTGGCGTAGAGATCATGGAAAACAGTGAGCTTGATTTACTGGATATCTATCAAGCTGCCGAAGGCCATGCCGACATTCCTAAAATTGTTGCCGAAATGGAAGCAGAACTTGGTGATAACAACCCATACCCAGATTTGTTACCAAAGCTTGCTCAGTATGAAGCTGCCTTGCTAGATTTTCATGCGGCTAATATGGGCGCGTCTACTTTTGGGGTGTTTGCCAATAAGTGCTGGCCGTCGTTTGAGAAGTTCTTTGGTTTTGTGCCATGTTACGTAAATGCACGTTTAGCACAGCGCGGTATTCCGGTTGCTTGTGAAGTGGATATTTATGGTGCCTTGTCTGAGTACATGATCACCTGTGCCACTAACCACCCAGCCACTTTGTTAGACATTAACAACACTGTGCCACAAGACATGGTTGAGGCTAACGCAGCGGTAATGGGTAACTATACGGCGAAAGATTTATTCATGGGCTTCCACTGTGGTAACACCGCGCCAAGCTGCATGAAAAACTCACAGCTACGCTTTCAAAAAATTATGCATAGCTTAATGGAGCCGGGCAAAGAACCTGATATTACTCGTGGCACCTTGGAAGGACAAATTAAACCGGGTGAAGTAACCCTATTTCGTTTGCAATCCACCGCCGATACTAAGTTGCGAGCCTATGTTGCACAGGGTGATATTTTAGATATCGACCCGCAATCGTTTGGTGCAATTGCCGCCTTTGGCATTCCTGAAATGCAGCGTTTTTATCGCCATGTATTGGTTGAGAAACGCTATCCGCACCACGCTGGTATTGCTTTTGGTCATGTAGCTAAAACGCTGTACCAAGTGCTTAACTTATTGGGCGTGTCTGACATCGATTACAACCAGCCAGCTCAAGAGCGCTATCCAAACGAAATCCCAAGTGTGTTTTTGTAA
- a CDS encoding PQQ-dependent sugar dehydrogenase yields MCKLVTVVYRSIGLACLMFGLTISSFAYSKPTLHPSQDYNLQVEALTQLPGVPWGMAWLNTDTLIVTLRHGELVSVNLTQAKQGKKAWKSIAGLPAIWAQGQGGLLDVVRGPDGSFYFTYSKPLNGSGVTTLAKAQIKQNEFGQVMMSNWQDVLVTDSAGSTNRHYGSRIAFHDTYLYFSIGDRGERDNGQNTANHAATIVRLNLDGSLPSDNPFVKDKQVDNAIYSYGHRNPQGLAYDTKHQRLWAIEHGPRGGDELNLIEAGANYGWPITSHGKEYWGPLKVGEAEIKEGINSPLKVYVPSIAPGSLMLYTGAAFPAWQGDLLSGALKLQHINRIIMDENGMPVGEERLLEDLNERVRALLSDSQGNIYFSGDSGNIYKLSPAL; encoded by the coding sequence ATGTGTAAATTAGTTACTGTTGTTTATCGTTCAATTGGCTTAGCTTGTTTAATGTTCGGTCTTACCATTTCTTCATTTGCTTACAGCAAGCCTACTCTGCATCCAAGCCAAGATTACAACTTACAAGTAGAGGCCCTCACTCAACTGCCAGGAGTGCCTTGGGGCATGGCTTGGCTTAATACCGATACATTGATTGTTACTTTGCGCCATGGTGAGTTAGTAAGTGTTAACCTTACTCAAGCTAAACAAGGGAAGAAAGCTTGGAAAAGTATTGCAGGCTTACCGGCAATTTGGGCGCAGGGTCAAGGTGGATTATTAGATGTTGTACGTGGACCCGATGGAAGCTTCTATTTTACCTACAGTAAGCCACTCAATGGCAGCGGCGTAACAACCCTAGCCAAAGCGCAAATAAAGCAAAATGAATTTGGCCAAGTGATGATGAGTAACTGGCAAGATGTACTCGTTACCGACTCTGCGGGTTCTACTAATCGTCATTACGGCAGTCGAATTGCGTTCCATGACACTTATCTGTATTTTTCGATAGGAGATAGAGGTGAGCGTGATAACGGCCAGAATACCGCTAACCATGCCGCTACTATTGTGCGCCTTAACCTAGATGGCAGCTTGCCTAGCGACAATCCGTTTGTGAAAGATAAACAGGTAGATAATGCCATTTATAGTTACGGTCACCGCAATCCTCAAGGTCTCGCTTATGATACAAAGCACCAGCGCCTATGGGCTATAGAGCACGGCCCGCGTGGTGGTGATGAGCTTAATCTAATTGAAGCAGGCGCTAACTATGGTTGGCCGATTACCTCTCATGGCAAAGAGTATTGGGGGCCGTTAAAGGTAGGCGAAGCAGAAATTAAAGAAGGCATAAACTCACCCTTAAAAGTGTATGTTCCTTCGATTGCGCCTGGTTCATTAATGCTTTACACCGGTGCTGCTTTTCCGGCTTGGCAAGGTGACTTACTAAGCGGAGCGTTAAAATTACAGCATATTAACCGCATCATTATGGATGAAAACGGCATGCCAGTTGGCGAAGAACGTTTACTTGAAGACTTGAACGAACGGGTGCGCGCGCTACTTAGCGATAGCCAAGGAAACATCTATTTTAGTGGTGATAGCGGCAATATCTACAAGCTTAGCCCAGCGCTATAA
- a CDS encoding TetR/AcrR family transcriptional regulator, producing MLEQQIAEQLERAFSDYGFTEPSVAKLQKASGVSLRTLYRYYPSKESMVIGALQHRHARYIEKLSAEQTNSRKDNLLAIFRQLEQWMQTQAPSGCMSMSALAAYPDNSLISDAVKQHKQDLLALFETRCGDKALAMQIFLLHEGVSAAWPVIGAPSFEAAQLTLEQLIGNS from the coding sequence ATGCTTGAACAACAAATTGCCGAACAACTTGAGCGGGCATTTAGTGACTATGGGTTTACCGAGCCTAGTGTGGCTAAGTTGCAAAAAGCCTCTGGGGTAAGCTTGCGAACCTTATACCGTTATTACCCTTCTAAAGAATCGATGGTAATTGGCGCTTTGCAGCATAGACATGCTCGTTATATTGAGAAGCTTTCAGCTGAGCAAACAAACTCGCGAAAAGACAATCTGTTGGCAATATTTAGGCAACTAGAACAGTGGATGCAAACTCAAGCACCCAGTGGGTGCATGTCGATGAGTGCTTTGGCAGCGTATCCCGATAACTCTTTAATTAGCGATGCAGTAAAGCAACATAAGCAAGATTTGTTAGCCCTGTTTGAAACGCGCTGTGGCGATAAAGCGCTAGCCATGCAGATCTTTTTGCTGCACGAGGGCGTAAGCGCTGCTTGGCCGGTAATTGGTGCTCCTAGCTTTGAAGCTGCTCAACTCACTTTAGAACAACTTATAGGTAATTCGTAA
- a CDS encoding nuclear transport factor 2 family protein: protein MLNPIWLKQIFATLESEHPQQFFEHVSDSVIWEVTGSHPLAGIYHSKQAFINGTIAKLNEVLNAPLKLNYLSSICGENSAAVELIANSTTKAGKPFNNRYCWVCEFEDKQIVKVRAYLDSALVANTIKQ, encoded by the coding sequence ATGCTTAACCCCATTTGGCTCAAACAAATATTCGCGACATTAGAAAGCGAACACCCTCAGCAGTTTTTTGAACATGTGAGTGATTCAGTCATCTGGGAAGTAACCGGCTCCCATCCACTTGCTGGCATCTATCATTCGAAACAGGCGTTTATTAACGGGACAATCGCTAAGTTAAATGAGGTACTTAATGCTCCTTTAAAACTTAATTACTTATCGAGTATTTGTGGTGAAAATAGCGCGGCGGTGGAACTAATTGCTAATTCAACCACCAAGGCAGGCAAGCCGTTTAACAACCGCTATTGCTGGGTATGTGAGTTTGAAGATAAGCAAATCGTTAAAGTTAGAGCCTATCTAGATTCTGCATTAGTAGCTAATACCATCAAGCAATAA
- a CDS encoding TetR/AcrR family transcriptional regulator has protein sequence MASTKRDLLIDTAQGLFYQHGFRATGIDTILAESGVAKKTLYNHFKSKEDLIVACLYRRDQQLLELLENSIEQLAPQQKCQPQLARIMAFFDALDSWINSDNFFGCMFINASAEYHQADNPVHIACTEHKNLVIKLIEQQLSELALTQPLETAKQLAILADGAIVGAHTTNDSASAKHAKAVAEVLLNSYAEAA, from the coding sequence ATGGCCAGTACTAAACGCGATTTACTTATCGACACCGCCCAAGGGCTGTTTTACCAACACGGTTTTAGAGCTACGGGTATTGATACCATTTTGGCCGAATCTGGCGTGGCCAAAAAAACCTTGTATAACCATTTTAAATCGAAAGAAGATCTTATCGTTGCTTGCTTGTATCGGCGTGATCAGCAGCTATTGGAGCTATTAGAAAACAGCATTGAACAGCTTGCTCCCCAGCAAAAGTGCCAGCCACAGCTTGCCCGCATCATGGCCTTTTTTGATGCTCTTGATAGTTGGATTAACTCAGATAACTTTTTTGGCTGCATGTTTATTAATGCCTCTGCCGAATACCATCAAGCGGATAATCCGGTACATATTGCCTGCACCGAACATAAAAATTTGGTGATAAAACTTATCGAACAACAGTTAAGTGAGTTAGCACTCACCCAACCTTTAGAGACGGCCAAACAGCTAGCTATTTTAGCCGATGGCGCGATAGTAGGCGCTCACACCACTAACGATTCGGCATCAGCAAAACACGCGAAAGCAGTGGCTGAAGTACTGTTAAACAGCTATGCCGAAGCGGCATAG
- a CDS encoding glutathione S-transferase family protein encodes MLKLYDFELSGHAHRVRLMLALLKLQYQKIPVNLAQGEHKQDAFRSINPFTQVPVLDDDDLVIRDSIAIIIHLANTYAPSWNPKNSEQQAQIQQWLALAARNLAEGPARARLITVFGAKFDQEAVIEASHQMLSIIDGLLEGKAWMVGERASIADVACYSYIAHAPEGKVELDAYPNILRWLANVEALDGFVAMQKTPLKEAV; translated from the coding sequence ATGTTAAAGCTTTACGATTTCGAGTTGTCTGGTCACGCCCATCGAGTGAGATTGATGCTGGCTTTGCTAAAACTGCAGTATCAAAAAATTCCAGTTAACTTAGCGCAAGGAGAGCACAAACAAGACGCTTTCCGCTCGATTAACCCTTTTACTCAAGTACCAGTACTTGACGACGATGATCTGGTGATTCGAGATTCCATCGCCATTATCATTCACCTTGCCAACACCTATGCGCCGAGCTGGAACCCGAAAAACAGCGAACAACAAGCGCAAATTCAACAATGGTTGGCGCTAGCTGCACGCAACCTCGCAGAAGGGCCAGCTCGCGCTCGTTTAATTACGGTATTTGGCGCCAAGTTTGATCAAGAGGCAGTAATCGAAGCCAGCCATCAAATGTTGTCGATTATTGATGGTTTGCTTGAAGGTAAAGCGTGGATGGTTGGAGAGCGAGCCAGTATTGCCGACGTAGCATGTTACTCCTACATCGCTCATGCACCAGAAGGCAAGGTTGAGCTAGATGCATACCCAAATATTTTGCGCTGGTTAGCGAATGTAGAAGCGCTTGATGGATTTGTTGCAATGCAAAAAACTCCCTTAAAAGAAGCCGTTTAA
- a CDS encoding integron integrase: protein MSSPYLSYIEEKMRTKRFRESTIRSYRQWIKRFILFNHKKHPSDLHNHEVEQFLSHLANQRNLAPQSQAVALNALVFLYKEVVKKPLSLQLDFRHSKRQAKLPVVLTRHEVTALIDALSPPHVLMAQLMYGSGLRKTEMLRLRIKDIDFDYFGIEVWDAKGGKHRRVTLAKSLVTAIQKQITVAYQYYQSDKLKNEYAGVYLPYALAKKYPAAPHDFAWHYLFPSHSLSKDPNDGCIRRHHLDPSGIQKALKAARTKTHIGKPITCHTLRHSFATHLLQRGTDIRTIQAQLGHSDIRTTQIYTHVLNMGADGVASPLDTV, encoded by the coding sequence ATGAGCTCGCCTTACCTCAGCTACATAGAAGAAAAAATGCGAACCAAACGTTTTAGGGAGTCCACTATTCGCAGCTACCGACAGTGGATAAAACGCTTTATTTTATTTAATCACAAAAAACACCCTAGCGACTTACACAATCATGAAGTTGAGCAATTCCTCAGCCATTTAGCCAATCAACGAAACTTGGCTCCGCAAAGCCAAGCAGTGGCACTAAACGCTTTAGTTTTTCTTTATAAAGAGGTTGTTAAGAAACCTTTATCACTACAGTTAGACTTTCGCCATAGCAAGCGCCAAGCCAAACTACCTGTTGTACTTACTCGTCACGAGGTTACCGCATTAATAGATGCGCTCTCCCCACCACATGTATTAATGGCACAGCTAATGTACGGCAGCGGCCTGCGAAAAACCGAAATGTTACGTTTACGCATTAAAGATATTGATTTTGACTATTTCGGTATTGAAGTATGGGACGCCAAAGGTGGTAAGCATAGGCGTGTGACACTGGCAAAGTCACTGGTTACGGCAATACAAAAGCAAATTACTGTTGCTTATCAATACTATCAGAGTGACAAGCTAAAAAATGAATATGCCGGCGTATATTTACCTTATGCTCTTGCTAAGAAGTACCCAGCTGCCCCACACGACTTTGCTTGGCATTATTTGTTTCCTTCGCACTCGTTAAGTAAAGATCCCAACGATGGCTGCATTCGCCGCCATCATCTAGATCCAAGCGGTATTCAAAAAGCCCTTAAGGCTGCCAGAACAAAAACGCATATTGGTAAACCTATCACTTGCCATACCTTGCGCCACTCTTTTGCTACGCATTTATTGCAACGAGGTACAGATATTCGCACCATTCAAGCCCAGTTAGGTCACAGTGATATTAGAACCACTCAGATTTATACCCATGTACTTAATATGGGTGCCGATGGCGTGGCTAGCCCACTAGACACGGTTTAA
- a CDS encoding DUF1348 family protein → MEQRLPLPPFNADTAALKVRMAEDGWNSRNPEKVALAYTKDSQWRNRDSFIKGREQIQQFLSEKWEKEQAYRLIKELWAYSGNRIAVRFAYEWQDKAGQWYRAYGNENWEFDENGLMQSRHASINDLAISEEERLFHWPQGRRPDDHPSLSDLGL, encoded by the coding sequence ATAGAGCAACGCCTTCCACTACCGCCGTTTAATGCCGACACGGCTGCACTAAAAGTGCGCATGGCTGAAGATGGTTGGAATTCACGCAACCCAGAAAAAGTGGCTTTAGCCTATACCAAAGATAGCCAGTGGAGAAACCGCGATAGCTTTATTAAGGGCCGCGAGCAAATTCAGCAGTTTTTAAGCGAAAAGTGGGAAAAAGAACAAGCTTACCGTTTGATTAAAGAATTATGGGCCTATAGCGGTAACCGTATTGCGGTGCGATTTGCATACGAGTGGCAAGACAAAGCTGGCCAATGGTATCGCGCTTACGGCAACGAAAACTGGGAGTTTGATGAAAATGGCTTAATGCAAAGCCGTCATGCCAGCATTAATGACTTAGCAATAAGTGAAGAAGAACGGCTGTTTCATTGGCCGCAAGGGCGCAGGCCAGATGATCACCCAAGCTTGAGTGACTTGGGTTTATAA
- a CDS encoding pyridoxamine 5'-phosphate oxidase family protein, giving the protein MAVFHKGELSVQQRVGVADIARTIGDKAIRNYMPEQHREFFSQQALLYAGVLDNQGHPWATPILGEQGFVSSPNATTLSIEARALIEYAQVARLSVGDSIGLLGLEFTTRRRNRVNGLVAYSREQALRFEVQQSFGNCPKYIQKRELKPSVFNHAFVPKAEDFRELAANDVVLEQVLRHCDTFFIASRAAALNSEDSDGVDISHRGGKPGFIHVLKGKTSKMPSLVFPDFSGNNLFNTLGNIVADPRVGLYIPDFETGYSFWIKGKASIIWDVSQVKPYPGAQRFVQVSIEQCLSLTTPTLVQNSDVELSPALQNLS; this is encoded by the coding sequence ATGGCTGTTTTTCACAAAGGTGAGCTAAGCGTACAGCAACGAGTTGGCGTGGCTGATATCGCAAGAACCATTGGTGATAAAGCCATTCGAAACTATATGCCCGAGCAGCATCGTGAGTTTTTTAGCCAACAAGCTTTGTTGTATGCCGGCGTGCTAGACAATCAAGGGCACCCCTGGGCTACTCCTATTTTGGGCGAGCAGGGTTTTGTTAGCTCGCCCAATGCTACCACCTTGTCTATCGAGGCTAGGGCGCTAATCGAATACGCGCAAGTTGCTCGGTTGTCGGTGGGTGACAGCATAGGCTTGTTGGGCTTGGAGTTTACTACTCGTAGGCGTAATCGTGTGAATGGTTTGGTTGCGTACTCAAGAGAGCAAGCGCTGCGTTTTGAGGTACAGCAAAGCTTTGGCAATTGTCCTAAGTACATTCAAAAGCGCGAGTTGAAACCAAGTGTGTTTAACCATGCTTTTGTGCCCAAAGCTGAAGACTTTCGCGAGCTGGCAGCAAATGATGTAGTGCTTGAGCAGGTATTAAGGCATTGCGACACCTTTTTTATTGCCTCTAGAGCTGCCGCGCTAAATAGTGAAGACAGCGATGGAGTCGATATCTCTCACCGCGGCGGTAAGCCAGGCTTTATCCATGTGCTTAAGGGCAAAACCAGTAAAATGCCAAGCTTGGTGTTCCCCGATTTTTCTGGCAACAATTTATTCAATACCCTTGGCAATATAGTGGCCGACCCAAGAGTGGGTTTGTACATACCAGACTTTGAAACCGGCTATAGTTTTTGGATTAAAGGCAAGGCATCAATCATTTGGGATGTGTCGCAGGTAAAACCTTATCCGGGCGCACAACGTTTTGTACAAGTCAGCATCGAGCAATGTTTAAGTTTAACCACGCCTACCTTAGTACAAAATTCAGATGTAGAGTTATCGCCAGCTTTGCAAAATTTGTCTTAA